In the Helianthus annuus cultivar XRQ/B chromosome 11, HanXRQr2.0-SUNRISE, whole genome shotgun sequence genome, one interval contains:
- the LOC110887565 gene encoding uncharacterized protein LOC110887565 gives MLTSWLHGHRLRYLLQALCLPLLIPIVFVSIPVVCVMEICFRLCRRRLKSEPPQDLEGGGGEAMDLDLLERYLDDQIRFVLEVSCECEYEYDSGGDESGDCFGDRSFDRWGRVLMMAARVWWVLGGCQEMKKVALPYLSF, from the exons ATGCTGACATCATGGCTTCACGGCCATCGATTACGGTACTTACTTCAAGCTCTATGTTTGCCGTTACTCATTCCGATTGTGTTTGTGAGTATTCCGGTCGTTTGTGTTATGGAAATTTGTTTCCGTTTATGCCGCCGTCGGTTGAAATCAGAACCGCCGCAGGATTTGGAGGGAGGAGGCGGAGAGGCCATGGATTTGGATTTGTTGGAGAGGTATCTTGATGATCAGATAAGGTTTGTTCTTGAGGTTTCATGTGAATGTGAATATGAATATGATAGTGGTGGTGATGAAAGTGGTGACTGTTTTGGTGATCGGA GCTTTGATAGATGGGGAAGGGTTTTGATGATGGCTGCTAGGGTGTGGTGGGTACTGGGTGGGTGTCAAGAGATGAAGAAGGTGGCCCTACCGTACTTATCTTTTTAA